A single Marinobacter sp. es.042 DNA region contains:
- a CDS encoding nucleoside 2-deoxyribosyltransferase, producing the protein MTKPKRIYLAGPEVFFPAAEHRAIVAEKKRLLQENGLEGVDPLDTELALSANEAKFRRGHRIYRANRELMDSCQAIIANLTPFRGISADPGTVFEVGYMIGQGKPAFGFTLESRYYRERAGATDLDELGHTIEDFEMSDNLMIEGGIYSSGGQLFVAEQPGEHRYFAAELFRRCVRAIKK; encoded by the coding sequence ATGACGAAGCCAAAACGAATCTACCTCGCCGGCCCGGAAGTTTTCTTCCCCGCAGCTGAACATCGGGCCATCGTGGCCGAGAAAAAACGCCTGCTTCAGGAAAACGGACTGGAGGGCGTAGACCCGCTGGATACTGAACTGGCGCTGTCCGCCAACGAGGCGAAATTCAGGCGCGGGCATCGGATCTACCGGGCCAACCGGGAACTGATGGACAGCTGCCAGGCCATCATCGCCAACCTGACCCCCTTCCGCGGCATCAGCGCGGACCCGGGCACCGTCTTTGAGGTGGGGTATATGATCGGACAGGGTAAACCCGCCTTCGGGTTTACCCTCGAAAGCCGATATTACCGGGAACGAGCAGGCGCCACCGACCTGGACGAACTGGGCCATACCATTGAAGACTTTGAAATGAGCGACAACCTGATGATCGAGGGCGGAATCTACAGTTCAGGTGGCCAGCTCTTCGTGGCAGAGCAGCCCGGCGAACACCGGTACTTTGCGGCCGAGCTGTTCCGCCGTTGCGTGAGGGCGATAAAAAAATAA
- the rho gene encoding transcription termination factor Rho: MHTGVLPWAVFVEKYLSNKSYQTIMTRKTLGLTGTRKKDPKPVATETEAKVEVESEADPQKRFLNAVAINPAPGIRLELGSEQLTVRAMDLITPIGMGQRGLIVAPPGSGKSTVLKHICQAVGKAYPEIKLYALLIDERPEEVTDFRRSVPAEVHASSSDESYAHHVRVADELLDIARQQAGEGHNVMIVIDSLTRLSRVHNAERKSSGRTMSGGVDARAMEIPRRLFGAARNLENGGSLTILATVLVDTGSRMDQVIFEEFKGTGNMELVLSRDVANQRIFPALDISKSSTRREELLLDPKDLDKIRALRRALGGLKPLEGTKKLVELLEKYPTNAELLKNIPHSFDKA; encoded by the coding sequence GTGCACACTGGTGTTTTGCCTTGGGCGGTGTTTGTCGAAAAATATCTATCAAACAAGAGCTATCAAACAATCATGACGAGAAAGACATTAGGTTTAACCGGAACACGAAAAAAAGATCCTAAACCAGTGGCCACGGAAACCGAAGCTAAGGTTGAGGTTGAAAGTGAGGCTGATCCACAAAAACGTTTTTTAAATGCTGTGGCTATCAATCCCGCGCCGGGGATTCGCCTGGAGTTGGGTTCCGAACAGCTCACGGTGCGCGCGATGGATTTGATCACGCCGATTGGCATGGGGCAGCGAGGTTTAATCGTTGCGCCGCCGGGGTCTGGAAAATCGACGGTTTTAAAACATATTTGCCAGGCGGTGGGAAAGGCGTATCCCGAGATTAAACTCTACGCGTTATTGATAGATGAGCGACCCGAGGAGGTCACTGATTTCAGGCGTAGCGTCCCGGCTGAGGTACACGCTTCTTCTTCGGATGAAAGCTATGCTCATCACGTTCGCGTTGCCGATGAACTTCTTGATATCGCTCGCCAACAAGCGGGCGAGGGTCACAACGTTATGATTGTGATTGATTCTCTCACGAGGCTTTCGCGTGTGCATAATGCGGAGCGAAAGAGCAGCGGTCGTACTATGTCTGGCGGGGTGGATGCTCGAGCGATGGAGATCCCGCGGAGGTTGTTTGGCGCTGCACGAAACCTTGAGAATGGCGGCTCGCTGACCATTCTGGCAACCGTTCTGGTGGATACGGGCAGCCGCATGGACCAGGTTATCTTTGAGGAATTCAAGGGCACGGGGAACATGGAGCTGGTGTTATCGAGAGACGTTGCGAATCAGCGAATTTTTCCCGCGCTGGACATTTCTAAAAGCAGTACACGCCGTGAAGAGCTGCTGTTGGATCCAAAAGATTTAGACAAAATAAGAGCATTGCGACGGGCGCTTGGCGGTCTCAAACCGCTAGAGGGCACAAAAAAGTTGGTGGAGCTGCTTGAGAAGTACCCCACAAACGCCGAGCTTCTGAAAAACATCCCCCATTCTTTTGATAAGGCGTAA
- a CDS encoding nucleotidyltransferase domain-containing protein, which produces MGNQQLSKQMGMAEALFPATRQKVLKLFFLRPDAEFALREVIDAVGAGSGAVQREVARLVDCGLVFQDHRGRQKRYRVNRESPIYFELASLVTKLLGPESQIDAALQPLYPEIDIALLYGSVAKGVDHAGSDVDLLLVSDTVSLEDIFETLDPAERSLARTINPTVYTRSDFRSRIVKQQSFLTRVLDGPYILLKGNLDEFGISRQSGQD; this is translated from the coding sequence ATGGGAAATCAACAGCTTTCGAAGCAAATGGGAATGGCGGAAGCGCTTTTCCCCGCGACCCGGCAAAAGGTTTTAAAGCTTTTTTTCTTGAGGCCCGATGCCGAATTTGCTCTACGTGAGGTAATTGATGCGGTTGGCGCAGGGTCTGGTGCAGTGCAACGAGAGGTAGCGCGGCTGGTCGATTGCGGACTCGTTTTTCAAGATCATCGAGGCCGGCAAAAGCGCTACAGAGTAAATCGGGAATCCCCGATTTACTTTGAGCTCGCCTCTCTGGTGACGAAATTGCTCGGCCCAGAATCTCAGATCGATGCTGCGTTGCAACCTCTGTACCCTGAGATTGATATCGCGTTGCTTTACGGCTCGGTGGCGAAGGGTGTTGATCACGCGGGAAGCGATGTTGATCTCTTGCTAGTATCCGACACTGTGAGTCTGGAAGATATTTTCGAGACCCTTGATCCGGCAGAACGTTCGCTCGCTCGGACCATTAATCCTACGGTGTATACTCGAAGCGACTTCAGAAGCCGTATTGTGAAACAGCAATCTTTCCTTACCAGGGTCCTGGATGGGCCTTACATCCTACTTAAAGGGAATTTGGATGAATTCGGAATCTCTCGACAATCTGGTCAAGATTAA
- a CDS encoding DUF4174 domain-containing protein, which translates to MSFNLAVTKKRTVLTLMLLIITLTTQGADMNRLDDYQWKNRLILVHATSENSSEIETLRSARAEIDDRDIVWFVNTGSDVVSNQKAVSSSLESDIKAVLDESRSYGRVLLIGKDGGIKSRESSLDLDAIFRRIDGMPMRIREMRAD; encoded by the coding sequence ATGAGCTTCAACTTAGCCGTCACCAAAAAGCGCACCGTTCTGACGTTGATGCTTTTAATCATCACACTGACTACTCAAGGGGCCGACATGAACAGGCTGGACGACTACCAGTGGAAAAACCGGCTTATCCTGGTTCACGCCACCAGTGAAAATAGCAGTGAGATCGAAACGCTCAGGAGTGCCCGGGCCGAGATCGATGACCGGGATATTGTCTGGTTTGTGAACACCGGGTCGGATGTGGTTTCAAATCAGAAAGCGGTTTCGAGCAGCCTCGAAAGCGACATCAAGGCTGTTCTTGATGAGTCCCGTTCGTATGGCCGGGTCCTGTTGATCGGCAAAGACGGCGGCATCAAAAGCCGCGAATCCAGTCTCGACCTCGACGCTATTTTCCGCCGTATCGACGGCATGCCGATGCGCATTCGGGAGATGCGCGCTGATTGA
- the gtfA gene encoding sucrose phosphorylase: protein MLLKNAVQLICYPDRIGNDLKDLYTVVDTHLSEAIGGLHILPFFPSNADGGFSPLTHKEVDPKVGTWDDIEAFTAKYDLCVDLTVNHISDESPEFTNFIANGFDSEYADLFVHVDKFGDISPDDMAKIHIRKEKEPFREVTLSDGTKTRVWCTFTEQQIDLNYESDLAYQLMESYIGFLTSKGVNLLRLDAFGYTTKRIGTSCFLVEPEVYQILDWVNQVALKHGAECLPEVHDNTSYQYAIGRRNMHPYGFALPPLLLYSLLDANSVYLKNWLRMCPRNMVTVLDTHDGICIPDVEGVLPDEKIKVLIDNIDARSADPIMRRSAANIHSVGAIYQLTCTFYDALMQNDDAYIAARAIQFFTPGIPQVYYVGLLAGCNDHELMEQSGELRDINRHYYSLEEVEQDIQKPVVQRLLSLMKFRSNYPAFDGHFELNYSNNSSVAMAWRHGDYYCHLFVDLNFKTVKVTYTDVETGETRHLEC, encoded by the coding sequence ATGTTGCTCAAAAATGCAGTGCAGTTGATCTGTTACCCGGACCGGATCGGCAACGATCTGAAAGACCTTTACACCGTGGTGGACACGCATCTGTCCGAAGCCATCGGCGGGCTGCACATCCTGCCGTTTTTTCCCTCCAACGCCGATGGCGGCTTCTCGCCGCTGACCCACAAGGAAGTGGACCCGAAGGTGGGCACCTGGGACGACATCGAAGCCTTTACGGCAAAGTACGATCTGTGCGTGGATCTGACGGTTAATCATATCTCGGACGAATCGCCGGAGTTCACCAACTTCATTGCCAACGGCTTCGACTCGGAATACGCCGATCTGTTTGTGCACGTGGACAAATTCGGCGATATCTCACCGGACGACATGGCGAAGATTCACATCCGCAAGGAGAAAGAACCCTTTCGGGAAGTGACCCTGTCCGACGGCACCAAAACCCGAGTGTGGTGTACCTTCACCGAGCAGCAGATCGACCTGAATTACGAATCCGACCTGGCCTATCAGCTGATGGAAAGCTACATCGGATTTCTGACTTCAAAAGGCGTTAATCTGCTGCGGCTGGACGCCTTCGGATACACCACCAAACGGATCGGCACAAGCTGCTTTCTGGTGGAACCGGAGGTGTATCAGATCCTCGACTGGGTCAACCAGGTTGCCTTGAAACACGGGGCGGAATGCCTGCCGGAAGTACACGACAACACCAGCTACCAGTACGCCATCGGCCGCCGCAACATGCACCCCTACGGCTTTGCCCTGCCGCCGCTGCTGCTCTATTCACTGCTGGACGCTAACAGTGTGTATCTGAAGAACTGGCTGCGCATGTGCCCGCGCAACATGGTCACCGTGCTGGATACCCATGACGGCATCTGCATTCCCGATGTGGAAGGCGTTTTGCCGGATGAGAAAATCAAAGTACTGATCGACAACATCGACGCCCGCAGCGCGGACCCCATCATGAGGCGCTCGGCGGCCAACATTCACAGCGTGGGTGCCATCTATCAGCTCACCTGCACCTTTTATGACGCGCTGATGCAAAACGACGACGCCTACATCGCCGCCCGGGCCATCCAGTTTTTCACCCCGGGCATCCCACAGGTTTACTACGTGGGGCTGCTGGCCGGCTGTAACGATCACGAACTGATGGAACAAAGTGGCGAGTTGCGGGACATCAATCGGCATTACTACAGCCTGGAAGAGGTGGAGCAGGACATCCAGAAACCGGTGGTGCAACGCCTGCTAAGCCTGATGAAGTTCCGCAGCAACTACCCGGCCTTTGATGGGCACTTCGAACTGAACTATTCCAACAACTCAAGCGTGGCCATGGCCTGGCGTCATGGCGACTATTACTGCCACCTGTTTGTAGACCTGAACTTCAAAACCGTGAAGGTCACTTACACCGATGTGGAAACGGGGGAAACCAGACACCTGGAGTGCTGA
- the ggpS gene encoding glucosylglycerol-phosphate synthase yields MLLATDLDGTFLAGDPDNRLKLYRLIAGHPEIDLVFVTGRGLESVLPLLSDPTIPQPNYIICDVGCTVVHGESQQAIQPLQGEIDELWPGEQIIEDALLPFEGLQRQEVPQERRVSYFCDGDVVTDELVARIETLYCTALFSNHKYLDILPQGVNKGRTLSRLVKHLNVDPESVLVAGDTLNDLSMYEHGFKGVCVGESEPGLIEATEHKARVFHAEAAGCGGILEAFEHFGYLGHLGIEAEAPEFMNRGKSDLVIVYHRLPYEEVVENGELIRRRPKSPNGIIPTLLSFFADGKAGSWVAWSIDDPDLGPFQTHTEVDTDRYEKLVAARVPLSKDDVEIFYKRFSKEAFWPTLHTFWERATFHDDHWQVFLKVNKQFAERAAEEAAENAVVWIHDYNLWMVPAYLREIRPDLTIAFFHHTYFPSADVFNVLPWRREIVGSLLQCDHIGFHIPRQAENFVDVARGVTPLEVTQKAGCAPRFLTYGCAVGLDEMSTEIKVNDRKIGLGAHPVGLDLNRVRHALADQSVIDRMETLRNELMDVRLILSVERLDFTKGIIEKLDAYERMLNEHPELKTKVTLMMVCVPAAAGMTIYEELLSQIEQTVGRINGQFAQVGWTPVQFFFRALPFEELVSYYTMADVMWITPLRDGLNLVAKEYIATQGLTQGSGRLVLSEFAGAAAELRGAILANPHHPQDLADTCYYALAMSRSEAQNRLSEAFEVVSRYDIDYWGREFIDTAEQRRATKLKKILPIGHCAA; encoded by the coding sequence ATGTTACTGGCCACCGATCTCGATGGTACTTTTCTCGCAGGCGACCCCGACAACCGGCTTAAACTCTACCGACTGATCGCTGGCCATCCCGAAATCGACCTGGTGTTCGTGACCGGTCGAGGACTGGAATCCGTGCTGCCCCTGTTATCGGACCCCACCATTCCACAGCCGAACTACATCATCTGCGACGTTGGCTGCACGGTGGTGCACGGCGAGTCGCAGCAGGCCATCCAACCGCTGCAAGGCGAGATCGACGAACTCTGGCCGGGTGAACAGATCATTGAGGACGCTCTGTTGCCCTTTGAAGGCCTGCAACGCCAGGAAGTGCCACAGGAACGCCGGGTGTCCTACTTCTGCGACGGCGACGTGGTCACCGATGAGCTGGTCGCCCGCATCGAGACCCTGTACTGCACTGCGCTGTTCTCCAATCACAAATACCTCGACATTCTCCCCCAGGGCGTGAACAAGGGGCGCACCCTGTCACGGCTGGTTAAGCACCTGAACGTGGACCCCGAATCCGTTCTGGTCGCGGGCGACACCCTGAACGACTTGTCGATGTACGAACACGGCTTCAAAGGCGTGTGTGTGGGCGAGTCGGAACCCGGCCTGATTGAGGCCACAGAGCACAAAGCCCGGGTCTTCCACGCCGAGGCAGCGGGCTGCGGCGGCATTCTGGAAGCGTTTGAGCACTTCGGCTACCTCGGCCATCTGGGCATCGAAGCCGAAGCGCCGGAATTCATGAATCGCGGCAAGTCCGACCTGGTGATCGTGTACCACCGCCTGCCCTACGAAGAAGTGGTGGAAAACGGCGAACTGATCCGCCGTCGCCCCAAATCCCCCAATGGCATCATCCCCACGCTGCTGAGCTTCTTTGCCGACGGCAAAGCCGGCTCCTGGGTGGCCTGGTCCATTGACGACCCGGACCTGGGCCCGTTCCAGACCCACACCGAAGTAGATACCGATCGCTACGAAAAACTGGTGGCCGCGCGGGTGCCCCTAAGCAAAGACGACGTCGAGATTTTCTACAAGCGGTTCTCCAAGGAAGCCTTCTGGCCAACCCTGCACACCTTCTGGGAACGGGCCACCTTCCACGATGATCACTGGCAGGTGTTCCTCAAGGTCAACAAGCAGTTTGCCGAGCGCGCGGCCGAGGAAGCCGCCGAGAACGCGGTGGTGTGGATTCACGATTACAATCTATGGATGGTGCCGGCCTATCTGCGCGAGATTCGCCCGGACCTTACCATTGCCTTTTTCCATCACACCTATTTCCCCTCAGCAGACGTGTTCAACGTGCTGCCCTGGCGCCGTGAAATCGTTGGCAGCCTGTTGCAGTGCGATCACATCGGCTTCCATATTCCCAGGCAGGCGGAAAACTTTGTCGATGTGGCGCGCGGTGTCACGCCCCTGGAAGTCACCCAGAAAGCCGGCTGTGCGCCCCGGTTCCTGACCTACGGCTGTGCCGTGGGCCTTGATGAGATGAGCACCGAAATCAAGGTGAATGATCGCAAGATCGGCCTGGGCGCCCACCCGGTGGGGCTGGACCTGAACCGGGTGCGACATGCCCTGGCAGACCAGAGCGTGATTGACCGCATGGAAACCCTGCGTAACGAACTGATGGACGTTCGGCTGATTCTGTCGGTCGAGCGCCTGGACTTCACCAAAGGCATCATCGAAAAGCTGGATGCCTACGAACGCATGCTCAACGAGCACCCGGAGCTGAAAACCAAAGTTACCCTGATGATGGTCTGCGTGCCGGCGGCCGCCGGGATGACCATCTACGAGGAACTGCTTTCCCAGATCGAGCAGACGGTCGGTCGCATCAACGGCCAGTTCGCACAGGTGGGCTGGACGCCCGTGCAATTCTTCTTCCGCGCCCTGCCGTTCGAGGAACTGGTGTCTTACTACACCATGGCGGACGTGATGTGGATTACACCGCTGCGGGACGGCCTGAACCTGGTGGCCAAGGAATACATCGCCACCCAGGGCCTGACCCAGGGCAGTGGCAGGCTGGTGCTCTCGGAATTCGCCGGCGCCGCCGCCGAACTGCGCGGTGCCATCCTGGCCAATCCTCATCACCCCCAGGACCTTGCCGACACCTGCTACTACGCCCTGGCCATGAGCCGCAGCGAAGCACAGAATCGGCTCAGCGAGGCCTTTGAAGTGGTCAGCCGTTACGACATCGATTACTGGGGGCGGGAATTCATCGACACCGCCGAGCAGCGCCGCGCGACCAAACTGAAGAAAATTCTGCCCATTGGTCACTGCGCCGCCTGA
- a CDS encoding MFS transporter: MRPIGAILASVALLQLGSGLLNTLLAVTANEQGFSTARIGVIMSGFFVGFACGIFISGRLIRRMGHIRTFAFCAAVCASIALLHSLWVDPWAWMALRFLYGLSLVTLMTVTESWLNARAEKHEHGRVFAMYMVVNLGGIALAQQLLRLSPGELLVLFSVSAILSCWALLPITISSRSQPHIPERAKSSLKKIIGFAPLAVATSALSGLAMGAFWGMAPLYASKLGFSLSEVGLLMSLTIVGGALLQIPIGRFSDTQDRRKVLVVVAALAAGMCLMMPLAWSNTSLMAVFFVWGSLSFSLYPLGVAQLLDQLHPDEVVSGSTDMLVLHGAGAALAPLLVGLIMNLVGPHGMPVYMAVVLGLLATYAIYQVRHVSVLTAGEQAHFEPMAQSSHEIVEMIER; this comes from the coding sequence ATGCGCCCTATTGGTGCAATTCTCGCGAGTGTCGCGCTATTACAGCTCGGCAGTGGCTTGTTGAATACGCTGCTGGCGGTCACGGCCAATGAACAGGGTTTTTCCACGGCGCGGATCGGCGTCATCATGTCCGGCTTTTTCGTGGGGTTCGCCTGCGGCATCTTTATCAGTGGCCGTTTGATCCGCCGCATGGGCCATATCCGTACCTTTGCGTTTTGCGCGGCGGTGTGCGCGTCCATCGCGCTGCTGCACTCCCTATGGGTTGATCCCTGGGCATGGATGGCGCTTCGCTTCCTTTACGGATTGTCCCTGGTCACCCTGATGACGGTGACGGAGAGCTGGCTAAACGCCCGCGCTGAGAAGCACGAGCACGGGCGGGTCTTCGCCATGTATATGGTGGTCAACCTTGGGGGAATTGCCCTGGCTCAGCAACTGCTCAGGCTGAGCCCGGGCGAGCTGTTGGTGCTGTTTTCGGTGTCGGCCATCCTCAGTTGCTGGGCGCTGCTGCCCATCACCATCAGCAGTCGCAGCCAACCTCACATTCCCGAGCGGGCCAAGAGCAGTCTGAAGAAAATCATCGGCTTTGCGCCGCTGGCCGTTGCTACCTCGGCGCTCTCCGGCCTTGCCATGGGCGCTTTCTGGGGGATGGCACCGCTGTACGCCAGCAAACTCGGCTTCAGCCTGTCTGAGGTTGGCCTGCTGATGAGCTTGACCATTGTGGGTGGCGCGCTGCTGCAGATCCCGATCGGCCGGTTTTCCGATACTCAGGACCGTCGGAAGGTGCTGGTTGTTGTGGCGGCGCTGGCGGCCGGAATGTGCCTGATGATGCCGTTGGCCTGGAGCAACACGTCACTGATGGCCGTATTCTTTGTTTGGGGTAGTCTGTCGTTTTCGCTGTACCCGCTGGGTGTGGCGCAGCTACTCGATCAGCTACACCCCGACGAGGTGGTTTCCGGTTCTACGGACATGCTGGTACTGCACGGAGCGGGCGCTGCCCTGGCGCCTCTGCTCGTGGGTTTGATTATGAATCTTGTGGGCCCTCATGGCATGCCTGTTTACATGGCGGTTGTTCTGGGCTTGCTCGCCACCTATGCGATCTATCAGGTACGCCATGTCTCCGTGCTCACCGCGGGCGAGCAGGCGCATTTTGAGCCGATGGCGCAATCGTCCCATGAGATTGTTGAAATGATTGAGCGGTAG
- a CDS encoding DUF3010 family protein: MIVCGVELTGSDAVVCLLNMDRGQFNLPECKVRKLSLPKNHSREDLKQFQAAFAALMAEYGVTHVAIKERMPKGKFAGGAVSFKMEAAIQLIADIELTVTLLPSALIKSTLAANPLPIAFAETGLKAFQEAVFVSAYVGQLQSQ, encoded by the coding sequence ATGATTGTGTGCGGCGTTGAGCTTACCGGCAGTGATGCAGTGGTGTGTTTGCTGAATATGGACCGGGGGCAGTTCAACCTGCCGGAATGCAAGGTGCGCAAACTGTCACTGCCAAAAAACCATAGCCGTGAAGACCTGAAGCAATTCCAGGCGGCCTTTGCCGCCTTAATGGCCGAGTACGGCGTGACTCACGTCGCAATCAAAGAGCGGATGCCCAAAGGCAAATTTGCCGGTGGTGCTGTCAGCTTTAAAATGGAAGCGGCCATTCAACTGATCGCCGACATCGAATTGACGGTGACCCTGCTGCCCTCCGCTCTCATCAAGTCCACCCTGGCAGCCAACCCGCTGCCCATTGCGTTTGCAGAGACGGGTTTGAAGGCCTTCCAGGAAGCGGTCTTCGTTTCCGCCTATGTAGGGCAGCTACAGAGCCAATGA
- a CDS encoding PBPRA1643 family SWIM/SEC-C metal-binding motif protein — MSDKFFFKGRQDARQHHTAYGGFQTNASQKSGSKKYPLTLVVTSDARKQEVEAQVARAKLYANISVDTREGAVESITELTAILTKGGTVTTVKSPSRNDICNCGSGLKFKKCCG, encoded by the coding sequence ATGTCAGACAAATTTTTCTTCAAAGGCCGGCAGGACGCACGCCAGCACCACACCGCTTACGGCGGCTTTCAGACCAACGCCAGCCAGAAGAGTGGCAGCAAGAAATACCCGCTTACGCTGGTGGTGACCAGTGACGCGCGCAAGCAGGAAGTCGAAGCGCAAGTGGCCAGGGCAAAGCTGTACGCGAACATCTCGGTGGATACCCGCGAGGGCGCCGTTGAGTCCATTACCGAGCTCACTGCTATCCTGACCAAAGGCGGCACAGTTACCACGGTAAAATCGCCTTCACGTAACGATATCTGCAACTGCGGTAGCGGGCTCAAATTCAAGAAGTGCTGCGGCTGA
- a CDS encoding PEGA domain-containing protein — translation MKYSLLLTLAAIAFLSTGCASVVSGTDQKLTFNSEPEEATVTVSGRVLGKTPLTVPVDRGSNQSITFEKEGYETYTAQLSTTTNPWFFGNIVIGGLLGSTTDGVSGAIHEFSPDQYFVTLKPDTPTGISTSKPRQIKEIIIAFSGEFRHQLASGGGEKVDTIVQLLGVDASQKDTTIRALNQLALANQNDLELAKTIIEVYGVQ, via the coding sequence ATGAAGTACTCCCTACTCCTCACACTCGCTGCAATCGCGTTTCTGTCGACCGGTTGCGCGTCGGTCGTCTCAGGAACCGACCAGAAGCTCACCTTCAACAGCGAGCCCGAAGAAGCCACCGTTACGGTTTCCGGCCGAGTGCTCGGTAAAACGCCACTGACAGTGCCAGTGGACCGGGGCTCCAACCAGTCCATTACCTTTGAGAAGGAAGGCTACGAGACCTACACCGCTCAGCTCTCTACCACAACCAACCCCTGGTTCTTCGGGAACATCGTGATCGGCGGGCTTCTGGGTTCCACTACCGATGGTGTTTCAGGGGCCATTCACGAGTTCTCACCGGACCAGTACTTCGTCACCCTAAAGCCTGACACCCCGACCGGGATCTCCACCTCCAAGCCGCGACAGATCAAGGAGATCATCATCGCGTTCAGCGGAGAGTTTCGCCACCAGCTGGCAAGCGGTGGCGGTGAAAAGGTGGACACCATCGTGCAACTGCTGGGTGTCGATGCCTCCCAGAAAGACACCACCATCCGGGCACTGAACCAGCTCGCGCTGGCGAACCAGAACGACCTGGAGCTGGCCAAAACGATTATTGAGGTTTACGGCGTTCAATAG
- a CDS encoding DUF1294 domain-containing protein, with amino-acid sequence MNQKGSLTSWNDAKGFGFITPENGGERLFAHISAYKGRGRPLASRKVVYSQTKDEKGRLRAASFQYAGVARQRAAVAPGVWFALLIAAAVGGAVSTLYLLGYVPVLLPVAYGVMSLVTFLMYAIDKGAAESGNRRVPEGRLHLFELLCGWPGALVGQQFFRHKTRKTSFQVVFWVYVILNLAVLGWLLFWPDAEFARQALEIKPVMLIRM; translated from the coding sequence GTGAATCAAAAAGGCTCTCTCACCTCATGGAACGATGCCAAGGGCTTCGGTTTTATCACACCGGAAAACGGGGGTGAGCGACTGTTTGCTCACATCAGCGCCTATAAGGGGCGGGGCAGGCCCTTGGCCAGCCGTAAGGTCGTTTACTCGCAGACCAAAGACGAGAAAGGGCGGTTAAGAGCGGCCAGTTTCCAGTACGCCGGCGTCGCACGTCAACGCGCAGCGGTCGCGCCCGGAGTTTGGTTTGCGCTGTTGATTGCTGCAGCAGTCGGTGGGGCGGTGTCGACGTTGTATCTTTTGGGCTATGTGCCGGTTCTTTTGCCGGTGGCTTATGGGGTGATGAGCCTGGTTACCTTTTTGATGTACGCGATCGACAAAGGAGCCGCCGAGAGTGGCAACCGGCGCGTGCCGGAGGGACGGCTACACCTTTTTGAGCTTCTATGTGGCTGGCCGGGTGCGCTGGTGGGCCAGCAATTCTTTCGTCATAAAACCCGCAAAACCTCGTTTCAGGTGGTCTTCTGGGTTTATGTGATCCTCAATCTTGCGGTGCTCGGCTGGCTGTTGTTCTGGCCGGATGCCGAGTTTGCGCGGCAGGCGCTGGAGATTAAACCGGTCATGCTCATCAGGATGTAG
- a CDS encoding thioredoxin family protein: protein MQKVCSEEALADLLKSSPAVLLLYGGATCGVCQAIKPRLEALANEEFPKLAIAYIDCQEAAGPLCAAQGIFSLPVVQLWFDGQRFAEFARVFSIGDVRSALERPYELMAQN from the coding sequence ATGCAGAAGGTCTGTTCAGAAGAGGCTTTGGCGGACTTGTTGAAGTCCAGCCCTGCGGTGCTGCTTCTATATGGGGGAGCAACCTGTGGCGTCTGTCAGGCCATCAAGCCTCGGTTGGAGGCGCTGGCCAACGAGGAATTCCCCAAGCTGGCCATCGCTTACATCGATTGTCAGGAGGCCGCCGGTCCATTATGTGCGGCGCAGGGTATTTTTTCTCTGCCTGTTGTCCAGCTTTGGTTTGACGGGCAGCGATTCGCGGAATTCGCCAGGGTGTTTTCTATTGGCGATGTACGTTCTGCGCTGGAGCGGCCCTATGAGCTTATGGCGCAGAACTGA